Proteins from a genomic interval of Pecten maximus chromosome 13, xPecMax1.1, whole genome shotgun sequence:
- the LOC117340940 gene encoding uncharacterized protein LOC117340940 has protein sequence MEEDIRNERKNLISKLKGVVGRSDEGRCPRNIVLIGSPGCGKSSFINSYAASIADDYWREYAFSGGKGSGKGTADQITVRIKRFEAKEYVTSSRLQGYAFPTLVDISGIQDGECEITEEILRLLFYGELKDNTNIRSVFTCGKNNGIQYMRSKYIGWNTKNSNKVHRIIVVANAMEPIPQNLIQCVMKAARPTGDKYTREIPVFGIMTKIDQVDESSQEFKNRKQTFMEALSLVGVSHRVAQCVNYCDTIDPMSTRTNQTLPDVDICFLRFMNVVCGSNYVVSNPDESYRSIYFKEKRQEFQRKMIIIILAIIMLGLPCLLAAYI, from the exons ATGGAGGAAGATATACGTAATGAACGAAAAAACCTCATCTCGAAGTTGAAGGGTGTCGTAGGGAGGAGTGATGAAGGTCGGTGCCCGAGGAATATCGTTCTTATTGGTTCCCCAGGATGTGGGAAGTCTTCCTTCATCAATTCGTATGCAGCCTCCATTGCCGATGACTATTGGCGGGAGTATGCTTTCAGCGGGGGAAAGGGGAGCGGTAAAGGAACAGCTGATCAAATTACCGTACGGATTAAACG TTTTGAGGCGAAGgaatatgtgacgtcatcaagGCTGCAAGGGTATGCATTTCCTACCCTGGTTGACATATCAGGAATTCAAGATGGAGAATGTGAAATAACGGAAGAAATTCTAAGGTTATTGTTTTACGGCGAATTAAAAGATAATACCAATATTCGTTCGGTATTTACATGTGGAAAAAATAATGGTATTCAGTACATGCGCTCAAAGTACATAGGATGGAACACAAAGAACAGCAACAAAGTGCACCGCATCATCGTGGTCGCTAATGCAATGGAACCGATACCACAGAATCTCATCCAATGTGTTATGAAAGCTGCTCGGCCGACCGGAGATAAGTATACTAGAG aaatCCCAGTTTTTGGGATCATGACAAAGATTGACCAAGTCGACGAATCCAGTCAAGAGTTTAAGAATAGAAAACAGACGTTCATGGAAGCACTGTCACTGGTTGGAGTCAGTCATAGAGTTGCGCAGTGTGTCAACTACTGTGACACCATTGATCCGATGTCTACCCGGACAAACCAAACTCTACCGGATGTTGACATCTGTTTTCTGAGATTCATGAATGTG GTATGCGGGTCGAACTACGTTGTCAGCAATCCAGACGAGAGTTACCGGAGCATTTATTTCAAGGAAAAAAGACAGGAATTTCAACGTAAAATGATCATCATAATCTTGGCCATAATCATGTTGGGATTACCTTGTCTACTAGCCGCATacatatag